GATGTTTGTTTTTAGTTTGGCTGCTGTCCTCTGTCAATACCTTTCAGCTTGTATCACTGTAGTCACCGGACGAGATCTTGCTCAGGTAGTTATTTTCATCTATTTACGCAATATAAACTTTCGGATTATTGGGCTTAATAAAGACGtaatctttctttctttttctgtAGATATGCAGCTCAGAGTACTCCCCGATCACGTGTATCTTTTTAGGGATTCAAGCCGAACTATCCATGATTGCGCTGGATCTTTCTATGGTAATCTACGCTTCTTTTCAACTTTTCATGGTTCTGTCGTTATTCTTGATTAACGTTGACGTATAAATGTACTTATCGTGATAGATTTTGGGCACCGCACATGCGCTTCACCTGATGTTCGGCATAAGCTTGTTCACTTGTGTCTTGTTTACTTCTTTGGATGTTTTTCTATTCCCTCTTTTCTCCGGTTTGTTGGTAAGCCCGTTATCTTATTTTCTTAATTCTTTATATatgaaacaacaataacaactaaTTCAGTGTCGATTTACTCGTTATTTCAGGAGACTGGTAAAGCAAAGttcatgtgtgtgtgtttggcAAGCTTTGCTTTACTTTCGTATCTGTTTGGTGTGCTAGTAAGTCAACCCGATACATCACTCGCAGTTAGTGGCGGTACGCTAATACAATTCAGCGGTGAAAGTGTTTTCGCATTGATCAGTCTTCTCGGTGCAAGCATTATGCCTCATAATTTCTATCTTCATTCATCTTTCGTGCAGGTACACGATACTTGCAGATTTCATTAAATTTGCCCGTATTTTTCGTCACCGGACTCTTTGACTAATCACGTTTTTGTTTCGTTTACAGCAAATGCAGGGGCTGGGACCGGTTTCAAAGGAAGCCGTGTGTCTCGATCATCTTTTTGCCATTTCTGGTGTTTTCAGTGGCATTTTCGTTGTAAATTACGTTCTGATGAACTCGGCTGCAAATGTTTTCTACAGTACCGGCCTTGATTTGCTTACGTTTCAAGATGCATTGTCGCTAATGGATCAGGTTTGGTGCTATAAACGAATCTACATTCCGAAACTATCCGTTTCGAGTAATCAACGTCTTAATCAAACTCATGATTTTTACGCAGGTATTTAGGAATCTGACCGGACCGTTCGCTTTAATGTTGCTTCTCCTGCTTTCTAATCACACCACTTCATTGACCTGGAAATTCAGTGGTCAACCCATCCTTGATAACTTCTTCAAAGTCAACATCCCGGGCTGGTTTCATCACTCCACAATCCGATCAATCGCCATTATTCCTGCACTCTTGTGTTCATGGCATTCTGGGGCCGAGGGTACATACCAACTACTAATCTTTACACAAATCATGATCGCCTTTTTGCTTCCGTCTTCCGTTATCCCTCTTTTCCGGATTGCAACATCAAGATCAGTAATGGGCGCGAACAAAGTTTCAAGCTTTGTCGAGTTTTTGGTGTTGATCACGTTTATCGGGATGTTTGGTCTAGCAGTTATATTTGTTATTGAAATGGTGTTTGGGAACAGTGATTGGGCAAGTAACATCAGATGGAACATCGGCGGTAGCCCGTATACTATACTTCTCGTGACTGCGTGCGTTTCGTTCTTTCTGATTCTTTGGCTTGTTGTAACCCCTTTGAAATCCGCAAGTTTGAGATCAGACGTTGTGCAAGAATCGTTAACGGAACATGATCGAGTTGAAGAATCCAGAGAAAAGAAAGTAACATCAGTCGCACCGAGTTTCGggcctgtggaaattatggaatCGGATAAAGGGGTTCGGTTGACTACCATTGAAGAAAATTCATCCGAAACTGTAAATGTAAATTCATCGGCACCAGAGGAATCACCCGTATCGGTTTCAGCAGGTGAAGACTTGAAGAAGGAAGAACCTGAGTCGATCGAAAAGACGTTGAGAATCGATGGGAATTCGCACATGAAAGAGAAAGACGTTTGGCAGCCTGAAGAAGTGGTCAAAGTAGTGCCGGAAACGAACCATTTGGTCAGACCCGATGGTCCGGCGTCGTTTAAGAGTCTAGGTTTGAAACACGACGATGTAGGAAGTGGTACGGGAAGTTGGTCAAAGTTAGCTGGATTGGGGCGTGCTGCAAGGCGTCAGTTAGCTGCTGTTCTTGATGAGTTTTGGGGCCAGTTGTTTGATTTTCACGGGGAACCAACGCAAGAAGCGAAAGCGAGAAAACTCGATAAGTTACTAGGAATAGATTCTAAGGTGAATATGAATCCGAACTCAAAACCGAAGGCGTTAAAGGTGGACAACAAAAGTTTATTCGACTCTACGAGGCAGCAGAGTGTGCAAGCCCGTAGCCCATCGTCGTTGTTGTCAACACAAATGCAACTACTAGACGCATACGCACAACGGTCAAACCTCAATGCGATGGATGCCGGTGAGAAACGCTACCATAGCTTGCGGCTTCAGTCATCTTCCGGTGGTCTAAGAATCCCACAAGTTTCTAGTGGATACGATGATCAGCCGGCTACGGTTCATGGATATCAGATCAAGTCTTATATGAACCAAATAGAGCCTAAATCACCTTCACTTGGTTCAGCGAACTACAATGTTCCGTATTCTTTGACAAAGGGTCTGCAAAACGGGACCAGCCCGGCTAAGCCACCGGGCTTTCCGGATCCTGTGGTGTCTCGGAACAGCTCGATGCAACCCGAAAGAAGTTATTTGAATCAACCGGCTGAAACTATGCATAGTACCGTCAACGAGAAGAAATATTACAGCATGCCGGATATTTCAGGGCTCTCGCTTCCTCACCGGGGCGGAAGCGGAACTCTTGACCGGAAGATGCACGGGCTGTCTATGTATCCAGGCCCGTCGTATGGACCCAGGACTCCTTCGGGCTATGTGAGTCCATACCAGTTAAGTTCCGGGTCAGACACATGGTCCATTTGGTCTAGACAACCTTTCGACCAATACGGTGTTGCCGAAAAGGCCAACAACAGTAGGCTGAGCATAAACACGCAGGACACCGGATCTGCTGTTGATTTAGAAGCAAATATTTTGAAATCGTTGAGACTTTGTATCGTGAAGCTGTTGAAGCTTGAAGGGTCAGATTGGTTGTTTCAGCAGAATAGCGGTCTCGATGAGGACCTCGTGGATCGTGTAGCTGCTAGGGAGCGGTTTCTTTATGAAGTCGAGAGCGAGGAGATGAACGGGTCAGCTCATGCTGGTGACCCGGGTATGAAAATCGATCTCGTGACCTCTATTCCCAATTGCGGGGAAGGTTGTGTATGGCGGGCTGATCTCGTAACAAGCTTCGGTGTGTGGTGCATACACCGGGTTCTCGAGCTTTCACTCATGGAAAGCCGGCCGGAGCTTTGGGGGAAATATACGTACGTTCTTAATCGTCTTCAGGTAATATAGTTTTTAAGACATGAATTATTTTGTAGTCAATAATCAATATTGGTTAAGTTattgttgttttttttgtttAGGGGATAATTGAGCTGGCGTTCTCTAAACCACGAGCCGCAATGAACCCGTGTTTCTGTCTTCAACTTCCGACTTCATACCAACAGCGAAGGGCGTCTCCGCCTATATCCGCCACCAGTCTACCGCCACCGGCAAAACAAAGCAAAGGGAAATGCACGACTGCAGCCAGTTTGTTGGACATAGTGAAGGATGTGGAGATTGCAATCTCTTGTAGAAAAGGTCGAACAGGTACTGCGGCTGGTGACGTGGCGTTCCCGAAAGGAAAAGAGAACTTGGCATCGGTTCTGAAGCGCTACAAACGCCGACTGTCGAACAAGCCAGCAGATGGATTGAACAAGCCGGTTTCTTATGGACTGTAATTGACTTGAGTTTTGGTTGACATTTGTGGGAGTCGAAAAGGAAACTCTTTTCGAGATGGATCATCTCCGTAGACGTCGTCTTCGCTATGTGATCTGTAAATTTTTTTCGTTGGCGACTCGAAGGTTTtctttgttttgtgttatttattCGGGTATTGGCGGAATTATAAACAGAATTGGAAACAAGATTatgcaaaatcataattttatagCTATCTACTAAAGATAAAGCAAACTATACATGCTATCATTCATTCATTATATATCAATGGGAGATTGACTTCATGGGTCGAATTCGGAAAGAATAAGCACTTAACAACAGAACAAGAATATTAATGAAACACATAACGATTACGAAAAAGAAAACAAGGGCCTTAACGCTCCAAAATCCAAATGTAAGCGTCATGTTTCGGCTAGGCCcagtttttgtatttttaaattATTTAGAACAAAAGGTTGGCCTATTAAATACGAAAGGACATTATGATTATACCCTTATATGTATAAACCAGCAACATGAAATCGTACTAGATACATACAACTTTGTGTCGTGTTTTGTCATTGCGTTGTTCTATAAAACGATGTTACCGGACCGGAGACTGAAAAGATGACACGCGACTACAATTTAGGTTGCATTTATGTATGTGTAGATAATTTGATATAAAGAAACTCTGATATGCGAGCAAAAGCAGATACTTGATAAACTAGTTACGTATCACATGGCTAATATTATTATAGATATTAGTTACTTCGTGTATTTTTAAGAACTTTTTTATTGAAATTAACATCAACTAAATTTATTATCAAAAAGGAAGATAGTTTAGTCTATATAATAAAGGGAAAATAAATCAATAATAATATTATTCTAGCAAGAACTATGAATTGACTCTACTAATCTACTAGGATATGTTTGTCATGAAGCTTTTAGGGGCTTTTAAGAGCTTCAAGCTTTAAGATTTTAAGAAAAAACTCATACTCAATAAAAATCTTTGTTTGAttgaaggagcttgaagcttttaggttaggagcttgaaacttttggttgaacgctcctactagtagtgtttagaaggagctacaagcttttagagaaaaaatgactattttaacctttaaagataataaattttttaatgcacaaactttttaaatttttagttatgtccattttggtcattttatacattttattaaaagctccagctactctactaaacaccaaatatatttaaaaagctacagctactagctaacAACTACAGCTACAAGCTaacagcttccagccaccagctaccagcttccaaccATCAGCCACCaactacttttgccaaacataccctatatGTAACTATTCCGTTTTTGAATTGGGTTGACTTTCCCTTCTAATGGATTTAGGGagtgtttggcaacatctgaattaATAAGTGCTAAATTAGTAGAAGATCTGACCTGGTAAAAGACTCTGAACTAGCAACAGCTGTTTGgctaatgtaacaccccgtgttttcgaatgtcaaagtcaaagtccaagtcaactttgacttctttgactgttaaggtttctttttacctttttgtattatgtggagtaagtgttgtctaatgaagagatcgaatgtttaatcaatacgaccaatttacgactgtgaatagtaggaagtaacaatgcgataaagttaatcaatcaataatcaagctaatcgattcatcaatcaaactcgagactcgaattatgtgaaccctggtattgtattacgtgtgtgtgtgccttacgtgttacttgtgcgtgtttatttatatgtttggtgtggtattcaagcgaatcaatcgaaaatcgaatcgaaactcgaaaagcaatcgaactcaaccgaaaccgacatcgaaacgtgaaatgtagatgcttgtatgtagatatagtgattgggactgaaagtaatttgactaggaactctaacgtattcgtatcatcgtctatcgaaatcgaaacatcgaaaatcgtcgcgaaatactcaaagtgggtcgcggatcgaacaggaggcatccggatcgaacaggccaaccgatcggctagcatcttcctagccgatcgagcagcccattcgatcggagctcctggccgatcgactgccactttcctcttttggagcctataaatagggctgtcattgtcacactttccatttttggaaagctctgaccgaaccagccttcttcttcaccttttctcagatttctctcaactccggtaagttttcactctaattcttgtacgattttgatcattgcatgattctacacctttctatctttcaaaacttgatttttaaccgtgaaatcaccaagatctaagtgttcttgggtgatgtcatcatggtgttcttgaagaacaccaaactttggcctcattcaaccatgaatagcttagatctgaccgatttccacataaacaaactaagattcttacaaatcttaacatttttatgaataatttccaactGTCTTCAACCTtctacactcaaaaccttaaaaccggtagaaacggagcttgaaccggctaactaatcattctaacagttaagaaattcaagattcagattctatatactaggttcaccgacgatgggttaaactctaaaccgacgttccgaactGTTCACCgcccggacttgggtgattcctgtccaagccgaagaaacgagtagggacggaggatatcatagttcaactcgttatcaaactacctcgatatggcaacaagtaattaaacagccaagagttagacgaaaggccgaccaggtcagacttgctggccgaacggctaggctgttcgaacagcccagccgatcggacataccagccgatcggacataccagccgatcggctagcacatggtctcacttttcaaacttcctgaggtatggtattgacgaagtgatgttcgatcgaatatgctactcgattggtaaacattactcttcggatcatgagatactatgcttcaacacttaatcgtttttacaactcgttcgtagtatggaatgccagccgatcgaacagtccgttcgatcgagcgacatcctgttgagcATCACTCTaaggttcccagccgatcggttaagccggccgatcgaacggaccgttcgatcgatcgacctgaaaggtaaggacatttttgtgttctcatatactacaacgaaaaacttcaaaagttccaaatcctcaaacacaagcacactagaggaagaaacaatccactcgaatggcccagccgatcgagcctaccggccgatcgaacaggactgtccaatcggatataccagccgatcgaacagaccgttcgatcgaacctgtcgttcgatcgaccagcctattcgatccattcacacttgtcttattttccacgttactcattgttgtgctatcgaactattcaggctaaccctactctcagcgctcccttcaatccataatcaatcactgtgagtatactcgatccctttttgttttagcacttttgggtgttacatacgttgcttatatcaaaacacaaacgatcacactactcaactacttgaacgctaaccaatatgcatgtattacgtgacttaatgaatgcttgttgattgtgtttacacgtggaatgct
Above is a window of Helianthus annuus cultivar XRQ/B chromosome 14, HanXRQr2.0-SUNRISE, whole genome shotgun sequence DNA encoding:
- the LOC118486731 gene encoding ethylene-insensitive protein 2-like, giving the protein MESEALIAKSRLNVSHRLFHAVVPVLFVAVTYVDPGKWVAAVEGGARFGYDLMMLMFVFSLAAVLCQYLSACITVVTGRDLAQICSSEYSPITCIFLGIQAELSMIALDLSMILGTAHALHLMFGISLFTCVLFTSLDVFLFPLFSGLLETGKAKFMCVCLASFALLSYLFGVLVSQPDTSLAVSGGTLIQFSGESVFALISLLGASIMPHNFYLHSSFVQQMQGLGPVSKEAVCLDHLFAISGVFSGIFVVNYVLMNSAANVFYSTGLDLLTFQDALSLMDQVFRNLTGPFALMLLLLLSNHTTSLTWKFSGQPILDNFFKVNIPGWFHHSTIRSIAIIPALLCSWHSGAEGTYQLLIFTQIMIAFLLPSSVIPLFRIATSRSVMGANKVSSFVEFLVLITFIGMFGLAVIFVIEMVFGNSDWASNIRWNIGGSPYTILLVTACVSFFLILWLVVTPLKSASLRSDVVQESLTEHDRVEESREKKVTSVAPSFGPVEIMESDKGVRLTTIEENSSETVNVNSSAPEESPVSVSAGEDLKKEEPESIEKTLRIDGNSHMKEKDVWQPEEVVKVVPETNHLVRPDGPASFKSLGLKHDDVGSGTGSWSKLAGLGRAARRQLAAVLDEFWGQLFDFHGEPTQEAKARKLDKLLGIDSKVNMNPNSKPKALKVDNKSLFDSTRQQSVQARSPSSLLSTQMQLLDAYAQRSNLNAMDAGEKRYHSLRLQSSSGGLRIPQVSSGYDDQPATVHGYQIKSYMNQIEPKSPSLGSANYNVPYSLTKGLQNGTSPAKPPGFPDPVVSRNSSMQPERSYLNQPAETMHSTVNEKKYYSMPDISGLSLPHRGGSGTLDRKMHGLSMYPGPSYGPRTPSGYVSPYQLSSGSDTWSIWSRQPFDQYGVAEKANNSRLSINTQDTGSAVDLEANILKSLRLCIVKLLKLEGSDWLFQQNSGLDEDLVDRVAARERFLYEVESEEMNGSAHAGDPGMKIDLVTSIPNCGEGCVWRADLVTSFGVWCIHRVLELSLMESRPELWGKYTYVLNRLQGIIELAFSKPRAAMNPCFCLQLPTSYQQRRASPPISATSLPPPAKQSKGKCTTAASLLDIVKDVEIAISCRKGRTGTAAGDVAFPKGKENLASVLKRYKRRLSNKPADGLNKPVSYGL